From a region of the Bacillus oleivorans genome:
- a CDS encoding YtrH family sporulation protein, producing MLQETFFFSIFKAFFIAFGVIVGGSILGGFAAFMTNKPMLTETYELSANLRIWAIIAAIGGTFDTVYSLEKGLMDGDTKVLFKQFLFILSALWGAQVGFSLITWLTQGEIKG from the coding sequence ATGCTGCAGGAAACTTTTTTCTTTTCTATATTTAAAGCGTTTTTCATTGCCTTTGGGGTTATTGTTGGAGGTTCAATTTTGGGCGGATTTGCAGCATTTATGACCAATAAACCAATGCTTACTGAAACCTATGAACTCTCGGCTAATTTGCGGATATGGGCGATTATCGCTGCCATCGGCGGAACATTTGATACCGTGTATAGTTTGGAAAAAGGATTGATGGACGGGGATACAAAGGTTTTATTCAAACAGTTTCTTTTTATCCTGTCAGCCCTATGGGGGGCTCAGGTTGGCTTTTCTTTAATCACATG